Proteins encoded by one window of Amaranthus tricolor cultivar Red isolate AtriRed21 chromosome 4, ASM2621246v1, whole genome shotgun sequence:
- the LOC130810052 gene encoding regulator of nonsense transcripts UPF3 yields MKEPLNRTKVVVRHLPPSLSQSSFFDQIDGRFSSRYNWSSFRCGKSSHKNQRYSRAYVNFNSPDDVFEFAEFFNGHVFVNEKGTQYKAIVEYAPSQRVPKPNAKKDGREGTIYKDPEYVEFLEQISKPVENLPSADVQLERKEAERVGVQEAPIVTPLMEYVRKRRASKSGHQHLGSDGKSGGRSGLAAGKSRSSKQNSEKKKYILKNNAKSTNGKDKSTYILVTQRENEYEASRKKEVPENETGGGSYDIPKKRILLLKGKEQEISQASEGTTLPKIVTSPAEASSPSVGSKSNQRPDATGRIIRSILLSKEPRSSQSSSSVQAEQKVQGSNAERTRRPPRPSNMKAGGPAFAVEQSPSGSEYVGKRSLEEKSSGRELHGFSAGREKQDRRTRSRERLDRGVWTPRRSDSSHTVDENQSNLDSYEGKRGESKYDASSRNVEATSSAGGRNNSYSENGSYRSFGRRNPTHNVKDDGPPKRAAVSHGLHEKQVWVQKSASGS; encoded by the exons ATGAAGGAACCGTTGAATCGAACCAAAGTAGTTGTTAGGCACTTGCCCCCTTCTCTTTCTCAGTCTTCCTTTTTCGACCAAATCGATGGCCGTTTCTCTTCTCGCTACAATTGGTCCTCTTTTCGCTGCGGCAAGTCGAG TCACAAGAACCAGAGGTATTCACGGGCATATGTGAACTTCAATAGTCCTGATGATGTTTTCGAGTTCGCTGAGTTCTTTAATGGCCATGTATTTGTCAATGAAAAGG GGACACAATATAAAGCAATAGTGGAGTATGCTCCTTCTCAACGTGTTCCTAAGCCTAATGCCAAGAAAGATGGTCGAGAAGGGACTATATACAAAG ATCCTGAGTATGTAGAGTTCCTTGAGCAGATTTCCAAACCTGTTGAGAATCTTCCTAGTGCTGATGTACAACTGGAAAGAAAAGAAGCTGAGCGAGTTG GTGTTCAAGAAGCACCTATTGTTACACCGCTCATGGAATATGTGCGAAAAAGGAGAGCTTCAAAGAGTGGCCACCAG CATTTAGGGTCTGATGGAAAGAGTGGTGGAAGGTCTGGGTTAGCTGCAGGGAAGTCTCGTTCAAGCAAGCAAAACTctgaaaagaaaaag TATATCTTGAAAAACAATGCGAAGAGCACAAATGGGAAAGACAAATCAACATATATTCTCGTGACTCAGAGAGAGAACGAATATGAGGCTTCAAGAAAAAAAGAAGTACCAGAGAATGAAACTG GAGGTGGTTCGTATGATATTCCAAAGAAAAGGATTCTGCTTTTGAAAGGGAAAGAGCAAGAGATTTCTCAG GCTTCTGAAGGCACAACACTGCCCAAGATTGTCACTTCACCTGCCGAAGCTTCATCTCCTTCAGTTGGTTCGAAATCGAATCAGAGGCCTGATGCTACTGGAAGAATTATTAGAAGCATATTATTGAGCAAGGAACCTCGTTCTAGTCAGTCATCCTCATCTGTTCAGGCAGAGCAGAAAGTGCAGGGCTCCAATGCAGAGAGGACAAGACGACCACCAAGACCGTCTAATATGAAAGCAGGAGGGCCAGCTTTTGCAGTTGAACAGTCACCTTCTGGTTCAGAATATGTGGGAAAGAGGTCATTGGAGGAAAAATCTTCTGGAAGGGAACTCCATGGTTTTAGTGCCGGTCGTGAGAAACAAGACAGACGCACAAGGAGTAGGGAGAGACTTGATCGCGGTGTCTGGACTCCTCGTCGATCTGATTCTTCTCATACTGTCGATGAGAATCAAAGTAATTTAGATTCTTATGAAG GTAAACGTGGAGAATCGAAATATGATGCATCTAGCCGTAATGTGGAAGCCACATCTTCTGCAGGTGGCCGCAACAACTCATATTCAGAAAACG GTTCCTATAGGAGTTTTGGTCGCCGTAATCCTACACATAATGTTAAGGATGATGGCCCTCCCAAAAGAGCTGCAGTTAGTCATGGTCTTCATGAG AAGCAAGTGTGGGTGCAGAAGTCAGCCTCAGGCTCTTGA